From Ndongobacter massiliensis:
GGAAGATGCGAAGGAAATCGGAGCGACGCGCATCGAGGCAGCATTGCAAAAGTTGGAAGAAGAAAATCGGTCACTGCGGGAACAGATCGAAGAGAAGAACCGGACGATTGAGAAGATGGCGCAAAATGTGGATGAAATTTCGTCCGCTTATGATCGACTTTTGCAGACGATCGATTCCGCCTCCCCGCAGCAAACGCTGGAATCTTTGAAAAATGCGATTCAGAACGCCGGTTTGGACGTGGAAAAGAAGGAGTAAAGGATGCAGAAAAAAAGAGGCGCCCTGTTGCTGTTGGCGCTTTTGTTATGCTTTGTGCCGGGAAGGGCCTTGGCGGATGACGCGCGTGAAGAAACGCGCATTCAGGAATTGATTGCACGTTCGGAGAAAAAAGCGGAAGAAGTGCGTGCGGGACTGGAGTTTCTCAAAGAGGAAGTCAAGGAGCTGGAGGCGCACCGCACGGAGCGGTTGGAAAAACTGCGTGCAGATCTGGAAGGCTTTGTGAATCTGGGAACGGAAGGCATCAGTAAGGAAAACACGTTTTATCTGCTGCGAAAAACGGAGCTGACCCCCTATGAGATCGATCAGGTGTTGGCGGGTACCGGCTTGGAGGGATTGGGAAAAGACTTCTATCTGGCGGAAAAAGAAACCGGCGTCAATGCCATTTTTATGATTGCACTTGCCAATCTGGAATCCGGGTACGGGAAGAGTACCATTGCCCGGGAAAAGAACAATCTGTTCGGATTCGGTGCCTATGATGCGTCGCCGTATGACTCCGCCGTGGATTATAAAACGAAGGGCGACAGCATTCTGAGCTGTGCGGAGTTTTTGGCGGAGAATTATCTGGATGAAAAAGGCGCCTACTACCATGGCGTTTCAACCGAAGGTATCAATGTCAAGTATTCTTCCAGTCCAACCTGGGCGGGAAAAGTTGAATCACTGATGCGCTCCTGTGCCGAGACCCTTTTGGATGCGTTTGATGGGCAGTGAGGGCGAAAGAGCGGCGCGCGTAAAAAAAATCCGTCTGGATCGCTGGCTTTCCAATATGGGTTATGGCTCCCGAAGGGAAGTGAAGTCGTGGATTCAGTCGGGTGCTGTGCAGGTAAATGGCGAAGTTGTGACGATACCGAAACAACTTGTTGCGACGGATGCGCAAGTGTGTCTCGATGCGCAGCAGATTGCGTATCGTGAATATGTGTACTACCTCTTACATAAGCCGGCGGGCGTATTGTCGGCGACGCGCGATCGACGACAGACCGTTCTCGATCTGTTAAACGAAGCCGATCGGCGTCCGAATCTGTTTCCGGTCGGCCGGTTGGATCGGGACACTACGGGGCTGCTGCTGATCACGGATGACGGCAGGTTGGGTCATGCCCTGCTTGCTCCCAAAAATCATATTGCCAAGACCTACGAAGCGTGGGTGGACGAGCCGCTGAGCGAAGCCGATCAGGCGGCTTTTTTGGCGGGTTTCGATTTGCAGCCGGAGGGCATTCATACGATGCCCGCGCAGTTGAAATGGTTCACGCCCCAACATGCCTATGTTACAATAAGTGAAGGAAAGTACCACCAAGTGAAACGCATGTTTGCGTTCTGTGGAAAGACAGTGCTGCGATTACATCGCTGTGCCATGGGACCGTTGGACTTGGGCAACCTGCCATGCGGTGCCTATCGCCCGCTTACGGAGCAGGAAGTAGAAGCATTGCGCCAATGTGTCGGATTGTAGGAAGAGGCGTCCAATGAATTATTACATCGCCGACTGTCATTTCGGAGACGAAAAGGTCATCCGCTTCAGTCATCGACCGTTTGAAACGGTGGAGGAGATGGATCGGACGATGATCGAAAATTGGAATGCACGCATCTACCCATGGGACGATGTGTACATCTTGGGGGATTTGATTGCTCGCAGTGATCGCCCGCGCGATTACCTGGAGCAATTGAAGGGACGCCTACACCTCATTCTGGGCAACCACGATGCCGCGATTGCGACGTCGCCGGATTTATCCTCTTTTTTTGTAGAAATTTGCGATTACCTAGTCGTGCGTGATGAAACGCATCGTTTGGTGCTGTTCCACTATCCGTTGTTGGAATGGGATGGCTTTTATTATGGGACATGGCATGTATTCGGTCACATTCATAATCACCCCTCTCAGACACAATCGCGGGTGCGCTTGTTACCCAAGGCGCTGAACTGTGGCGTGGATATCACAGGATTTCGACCGCTGCGCTTCGATGAATTGGTCACCTGCAACAAAAAGGACGGAGATCGGATGCGTCGGCCGGAAGGAGCCATTTAGGAATTCGATTATGGGACGCCGGCGCTTGACAGATATTCTGTTTTCGCGCTATTCTATGCCTACATTCCCAGTTGTTTATTTGTTTTTTACCGGAGGTTCCATTGGATAATGAATATAGTCAGATGCGCGTCTCTGATTTGCGTGAAGCGGCAAAACAGCGCGGTTTGAAAGCTGCCTATCGCTACAAAAAATCAGAACTGATTGCGTGGTTGACGACAAACACAGAGAAAAAGGACGAAGCGGTCCGCATAGAAAAAATGGAGAAAAAGGATAAGGTTTTCTCCACAGAAGAGTCGCCGGCGTTAACGCGGGTGGAAAAGGCGCTGGATGAAAATGTATCCGATGCGAATACACCGCAGACGAACATGCCGGAGTCGAAGGCGCCGGAAACGAGCGAACCAGAGTCGAGCGAAGCGGAGTCGGACAAACCGAAGCAGAACGAACCGGAAACGAAGGCGCCGCGGACGAAGATGTCGCGACAGAAAGCCGCTTCTGCCAAGGCAGCCAAGGAAAAAGCAGCGCAAAAAAAAGCGCCGCAAAAAAAAGCTGCCAAATCATCTCGAACCAAAACTGGAAAGTCCACCGCGTCCAAACACAGTCGCACGGAAAGCGATGGATCCAAACCCAATGATCGTCGCGCGCCGTCGAAAAGTAAAAAAAGTTCGGCTCCATCCCGTTCGGGGCGAACCAAACGGAGCGAATCGACGGGGGGTTCGAAGACGGTCGCACGTTCGGAAAGCGACAGCAAAGCATCCGAAAAATCGCAAGATCTTGCAGAAACCTTCGATAAAGAACCCCAGGGAATGCTTCCAGCGCCGAATGAATGCGAGGTTGAGGAAGTTTTGCCGGAAAATGAACCTTCACTGCCGTCCGCAACGGGAACCTTGCAGGTAATGGTGGACGGGTACGGCTTTCTCAATTGCGAAATGGATGGGAAAAAAGTGGATTACTACGTTCCACCCAGCCATATTCGGCGTTTCCATCTGCGCAGCGGAGACATTGTAGAGGGCATTGTCGGGGACAAGCACGATAAAGACCGATATGCGCCGGTCATCTTCGTCAACAGCGTCAACGGTGCAGATCCGATGGCATTTCGCAATCGCCAGAATTTCGATGAATTGACGCCGATCTATCCCAATGAACGCATCCGTTTGGAGCGAAACGGCAGCGATGTCTCCAATCGCGTGGTTGATTTGGTCGCTCCCATTGGAAAAGGGCAGCGCGGCCTTATCGTCAGCCCACCGAAGGCAGGGAAAACAACGCTGTTAAAAGCGATCGCGCAGTCGGTGGAACAAAATCATCCCGAAGTGTACTTATTTATTTTGCTGGTCGACGAACGTCCGGAGGAAGTGACGGATTTTGAACGGAGCGTCAATCTTCTTCGGAAAGAGGATGATCCGGTCTCCACGGAAGTCATTGCCTCCACTTTTGATAAGCAGGCGACGAATCACACGCAAACTTGTGAAGCACTGCTGGATCGGGCGAAACGCCTAGTGGAAAGCGGACAGGATGTGATGATCCTGTTGGATTCCTTGACGCGCCTGTCACGTGCCTACAATATCACGACACCACCCAGCGGGCGCACCTTGTCCGGCGGCTTGGATCCAGTCGCCATGTATCCGCCCAAGCGCTTTTTTGGGGCGGCACGCAACATTGACGGCCCGGGCAGCCTGACCATTCTCGCTACCTGCTTAAAAGATACCGGTTCACGCATGGACGACATGATTTATGAGGAATTTAAGGGTACAGGGAATATGGAAGTTCACTTGAGCCGCGACTTGTCTGAATTGCGTATTTTTCCTGCGATTGATATTTTCGCTTCCGGCACGAGGCGTGACGACTTGCTTCTCAGCGAGGAGGAAGAAGAAACCATGGCCCGGATTCGCCGACAGAATCGCGGTGAAAAAGATGCGGATACGGTCAATCAGTTTATCAAACTCTTGCGCAATACCGCAGACAACCACAGCTTCTGTAGCTTGATTTTGAGTTCTGCGATGAAATAGCGGAATAGGAGGACATCATGAAAGAAACATTGGAAAAGATTTTGGATTTAGGAATCGGCACTATTGCGTATTCCAAGGATAAAATCACGGCGTTTGTCGATGATTTGGTCGATCGTGGCGAGATCAAAAAAGAGGAAGCCTCTGCTATGGTGGAGGAATTGACAGAGCGCGGCAAGCGGGAAAAAAAGAACGTGGAAGCCATAGTACGCGAACAGTTTGCCAAAATAAAAAAAGAAACGGTGACGCGGGAAGAAGTGCGTGCCATTATTCGCGAAGAGATTCAGCGTGCGGCATCTCAGAAACAGGCAACATCATCGGATTCGGATGGAGCAGCGACGCAAGCGCCGCAGTCCGCACCGGAGACGGCGGATTCCTTCCTGTATGCCGAAGGAACGTCCTCTCCGAGTAAATCGACGGACGTCTGATCATGCGCGATGGGCGTCAATTCCGGCGTCGCCGGCGGGAGATTTTGTTCTCATTATTGCAGAGTGGGATTCTCCCGCTTCTTCGCACGCCCCGATGGAACGAAGAGCTGCCGGAAACGCAGGAGCGCCTGTTGCACGAACGTCGGGCGGAACTGGGGCGTCGGTTGAAGAAATGGCTGGAACAGCAGGGCGCCACCTACGTAAAATTCGGTCAAATGCTTTCCACGCGTCGGGATCTGCTTCCGGAACCCGTCGTACAGGAATTGGAAAAGTTGCAGGATGAGGTGTTGTCGGAGCCGTTTTCTGACGTGCGTGCGACCTTGGAGGAGGAATTCGGTGCGCCGCCCGAGACGATATTTCAGTCGATTGATCCCCAGGCAATCGCGTCCGCATCGATTGCACAGGCGTACCGCGCACAGCTTCGAACCGGCGAAAGTGTATGTGTGAAAGTACAGCGGCACAACATTGCGGCACAAATTCGCTTGGATCTGCGAATTTTGAAAAATACGGTGGCGCGCTTCGGTCACTTTTTTCGCATTTCGCGCGTTATCGCTTTGGATGAAGTCGTTCAGGCGTTCTCCGAACAAATGCAGGCGGAGCTCGATTTCCGCGTAGAAGCGCAGAATCTGGAGACATTTGCTTCGCTTCACCGACAGGATAAATATGTGCGCGTTCCGGCCTGTTACCACGCGTGGACGACGCAGCGCATCATGACCATGGAGTACATTGACGCGCAACCGCTGAAAGAAGCTGCAGTGACGGCGACGACGGAGGAACGCGCCGAAATTGCCCGCCGCATTCTGTACTCCTATTCAAATCAGGTGTTTCGCGACGGTTTTTTCCATGGGGATCCGCATCCGGGTAATCTCTTTGTCGAGCCGGAGCAACACATCGTTTTTGTCGATTTCGGCATCATTGGTCGCCTTTCCAAGAAAAACAAGTACGCGATTTTACAACTGTTTTTAGGCATAACCCGCGATGCACCGCGCATTGTCTTGGATGCGCTTTTGCAAATGGGCCTTCTTCCGGGCCATGCGGATTTGCGGGCTTTTGAGCAGGATCTGCAAAGTTTACTGGATAAATATTTGTATCGCACGTTACATGAAGTACAATTGTCCGAATTGACCGGTGAGTTTTTGCGTGTACTCTATCGATATGAAATTCACGTGCCCGGGTCGCTGACGAGTTTGGCAAAGACCTTTGTCATTATGGAAGGCGTGGTTGAAAATCTTGGCATTGCACAAAACATTTTGGAAATTGCAGAACCCATCGCTCGCAAATTGCTCCGCAACTTTATTTCACGGGATTATTTGACGGAGTTTCTTTTGCCGGCGATGTTCGACGCGTACACCCTGCTGCGAGAGATTCCGGGGGTCGCATTGGATGGAATGCGAAAATTGCGAGCCGCCGGCTATGAGCCAAAGGTGTATTTGCAGGAATCTGCGATGGTGCGAAAAAACCGTCGCAACAATACCCATCTGGTAACGCTGGGGCTGACTTTACTAGCCAACGGAATTCTTTTCGCGGCATTTTTCCTCACATGGGCGCTGAGCACGCGACCGTCGGTGCTTTTTTGGGCGCGTTTGGGAGCAATTTTGAGCGGATTTTTCGAAGTGTTTGGCGCGGTTCTTCTTCTCTTTCGTTGGCGTTCTTCCAAGTAGGCTCTGTGTGGGGCTTCGTCGATCGGGAAAACGGAACTTAAATGCGGAAAGTGGGAAATGGCGGCGCAGGAAAACTGCCGGTGCGTTGACATGCTGCGAAAACTCCTCCTATAATGAAAGAGAAGGGGGGCGTGACATGAAAAAAAGAATCGCAGGAGCGGCATGTGCCCTGAGTGCCTTATTGCTCATTGGATGCGGATCAAAAAAAGAGTATGCCGCCGGTACGTATGAAGGTTCCGGCGTTGGATATAATGATCAGACACCGATTAAACTTTCCGTGACCATTGCGGAAGACCATTCCATTTACGAAATTAAGGTTTTGGAGCAGCAGGAGACGGAGACCATCGGCGCCAAGGCGCTGGAAACGCTTTGTACAGCGGCAACAGAGAAGAATACTGCCGAAGTCGACACGGTGTCGGGCGCGACCAAGACGAGCGCCGGATTTCGCGAAGCGTTGGAAGATGCGCTCGGGAAGGCGGCAGCAAAAAAATAGTCAGATCCTCGGAGACGAAGGGAGAGCTTCGTTTTTGTGCATTTTGGGAAAACAGAGAAGATTGGAGTGTAGATGCCCATGGCATTGGTATTCGGCGCGGTGGGGCTCCTGCTTTTGTGGGGGATTGCCGCGCTTTTCAAATTGTCGATGAAGGTGTTCTGGAAGCTGCTCGTCAATGGTCTGATGGGTCTCATGCTTCTATTTATTTCGAATCTCGTTTTTGGGCTGGTTGGACTTAAACCCATTGAAATTCAGCCATTAACTGCGATTTTAACGGGCTTTTTCGGATTGCCATATATTCTCATTCGACTGCTACTAAGCTTATAAGAAGCTGTTATTAAGTTTGTAGGAAGTCATGGAAAAAATGTGCGGAAAATGGAAAAATCCGCCAGGAGTGGGCGTGACGGACGTCTCCTTGCAAAGAAGAGGCAATTTTACTATAATCGAAGCGACGCAATAGAGCGGTGGTTGCCGCATTACGAGGAGGAAACATGGCATATACGAAGTTGCAGGTGCAAAAGAGGGAAGCGACCGGAAAAAATAAGGTCGATAAAGTACGCAAGTCGGGATGGATTCCCGGTGTGTTATACCAAAAAGATGAAGAAACGCTCCCGGTTCAGGTGAATGCTCGCGTGTTTGAGCGCGTGGTAGATGAGGTCGGCACTTCATCATTGATTGAGCTTACCTTTGAAGACGGCTCAACGCGTACGGCGTTGATTAAGGAAGTTCAGGATCACCCCTATCGTCAAGAACGTCTGCATGTTGATTTTCAGGGCGTGCGCATGGACGAGGCGATTCGCGTGTTTATTCCGGTGGTTCTGGTCAACCGCGACGAAATTCGCTTGCAGCCTTCCGTATTGACGCAGATGGTTGACGAGGTTGAGATTGAGTGTCTCCCCGGCGATCTGCCGCAGGTTGCGGAAGTCGATGTGGTCGATATGCAATACGATGACGTCCTTTACGTCAAGGATCTGGACATTGCATCGAATGACAAGTTGACGTTCCTGACCGATAAAGAAGAAGTACTTTGCACGTTGTCCGAACCGCAGCTCCAGGAAGAGGAAGAGACGGAAGAGGAAACGACGGCAGCGGGCGATGTGCCCGTCGTCGGCGAAGAAGAAAAAGAAGAAGAGTAAGGATCCAAAAAGAGAAAGGGGCGCTTGCCCCTTTTTTTGACGGAAGTTTTCAAAGAGGAAACGTCATGCACTACTATACGGCAACGCAGATTCTCACACCGGACCGCGGGCTGCAACAAGGTTTCCTTGCCGTTGAAAACGGGAGGGTCTCCGGCATTTTGCCGGAAGCGCCAGCAAACGTTTCGATCAAAAATCTCGGCGAAGGGATTCTTGCCCCGGGCTTTTTTGATGTGCACATTCACGGTTACGGGGACTGTGGTGTGATGGACTTAAAAAAAGAATCACTGCGCGGTCTCTGTCAAAAGCTTCCGGATGCGGGAGTGACGTCTTTTTTTGCGACTCCGCTGACGGCTTCCCCGGATACATTGGAGCAGGCTTGTCGATTGCTTCGGGAGGTGATTGCGGAACATCCGCAAGGAGCAAAAATCCGGGGGATTTTTCTGGAGGGACCCTTTTTCAATCCGACACACCGCGGTGCGCAGAATCCCACCTATATGGAAAAACCGTCTCTTTCGATGCTGGAGCGGTGGCAAAATGCCGCCGGCGGGTGGATCCGAAAGATTGCGATTGCGCCGGAATTGCCGGGGAGCCTTGCTTTTATCCGTGGCGCACGACAAATGGGCATCCATGTTGCGCTGGGGCATACTGCCGCCACGTACGAGGAATGCCGGGCGGCGGTGGAGGCGGGTGCTTCCACTTTTGCGCATTGTTACAATGCCATGTCCCCATTACACCATCGTAAGCCGGGAACGGTCGGCGCCGCGTTGGACATGCCCGAAACGTATGCGGAATGCATCTGCGACGGGATTCATGTCCACCCTGCCGCGGTGCGGTTATTGTTTCGTGCGAAGGGGGCGGCGCATGTTGCCCTGATCACCGATGGTATGCGCGCCGGTGGAATGCCGGACGGATGGTACAATCTCGGTGAATTTCCCGTATCCGTTAAAAACGGTGCAGCGCGATTGGCAGACGGTTCGCTTGCGGGCTCCGTTCTGCAAATGAAACAAGCGGTTCAAAATGTTGTCGATTGGGGCGCTGCCACTTTGGAAGAGGCTCTGTATTCGGCCACTGCCGTACCGGCCGCTTCGGCAGGGCTTGCCGGAGAAGTCGGCGCTTTGTGCAGCGGAATGCCGGCGGATTTCGTTCATTGGAAAAATGGCACCGTTGTCGGCGTATGGATTGACGGCAAGAAGGTGCGTTAAGCAAATAGTACAGTATTCTATTATCAGGAAATCAAGGAGGAGAATTATGAGTCCTATCCCTACACCGCACATCGGTGCGACGAGTCCGGATCAAATTGCCAATACGGTGTTGATGCCGGGAGATCCCCTGCGGGCAAAGTTCATTGCCCAGAACTACCTTACAGATGTATCTGTGTTCAATGAAGTGCGCGGCATGTTGGGCTTTACCGGCTTGTACCGGGGGAAACGCGTTTCAGTCATGGGCTCCGGCATGGGCATTCCCTCGTCCATGATCTATTACCATGAATTATTTGCCTTTTATGAAGTGCAGACGATTATCCGCGTCGGAACGGCGGGCTCTTGGCAAAAGGATGTCGGACTGCGCGACATCGTGTTGGCAACGGCGGCCATGACGGATTCGCGCGTGCACGAGGGATTGTTCGGTCCCTACAGTTTTTGTCCGACCCCGGATTTTTCGCTGCTTATGGAGGCGTACAATACCGCGAAAAAGCGGGAGATGCCGGTACATGCGGGGGTTGTCATTTCCGCGGATCAATTTTACCGAGAACTACCAGAAGAAGTGAAGACAAATATTCAAACCTTCGGCATTGTTGCAACGGAGATGGAAACCGCAGGTCTTTATACGACGGCGCGAAAACTGGGCAGGCGTGCTTTGGGTTTATTTACAATCAGTGACAGTTTGGTGACCGGCGCGGCGGAAAGTTCGGAAGATCGCCAGAAAGCCTATACGAATATGATGGAATTGGCACTGGAGATTGCACCGGAATAAATCGACCGCCGCATCTGTTTCGATAACAGGCATCACAAAACGACCGCCGCGGCGGTCGTTTTTCAGTACAACTGTCTTCTTATTTAACGCGGCCCGGAACTTTTTTGAAAATCCCCGTTACCATGAGCGCAATCGCGCCGTCGCCGGTGATGTTGCAGGCGGTGCCGAAGCTGTCCTGCAGTGCAAA
This genomic window contains:
- the nagA gene encoding N-acetylglucosamine-6-phosphate deacetylase, coding for MHYYTATQILTPDRGLQQGFLAVENGRVSGILPEAPANVSIKNLGEGILAPGFFDVHIHGYGDCGVMDLKKESLRGLCQKLPDAGVTSFFATPLTASPDTLEQACRLLREVIAEHPQGAKIRGIFLEGPFFNPTHRGAQNPTYMEKPSLSMLERWQNAAGGWIRKIAIAPELPGSLAFIRGARQMGIHVALGHTAATYEECRAAVEAGASTFAHCYNAMSPLHHRKPGTVGAALDMPETYAECICDGIHVHPAAVRLLFRAKGAAHVALITDGMRAGGMPDGWYNLGEFPVSVKNGAARLADGSLAGSVLQMKQAVQNVVDWGAATLEEALYSATAVPAASAGLAGEVGALCSGMPADFVHWKNGTVVGVWIDGKKVR
- a CDS encoding AarF/ABC1/UbiB kinase family protein — protein: MRDGRQFRRRRREILFSLLQSGILPLLRTPRWNEELPETQERLLHERRAELGRRLKKWLEQQGATYVKFGQMLSTRRDLLPEPVVQELEKLQDEVLSEPFSDVRATLEEEFGAPPETIFQSIDPQAIASASIAQAYRAQLRTGESVCVKVQRHNIAAQIRLDLRILKNTVARFGHFFRISRVIALDEVVQAFSEQMQAELDFRVEAQNLETFASLHRQDKYVRVPACYHAWTTQRIMTMEYIDAQPLKEAAVTATTEERAEIARRILYSYSNQVFRDGFFHGDPHPGNLFVEPEQHIVFVDFGIIGRLSKKNKYAILQLFLGITRDAPRIVLDALLQMGLLPGHADLRAFEQDLQSLLDKYLYRTLHEVQLSELTGEFLRVLYRYEIHVPGSLTSLAKTFVIMEGVVENLGIAQNILEIAEPIARKLLRNFISRDYLTEFLLPAMFDAYTLLREIPGVALDGMRKLRAAGYEPKVYLQESAMVRKNRRNNTHLVTLGLTLLANGILFAAFFLTWALSTRPSVLFWARLGAILSGFFEVFGAVLLLFRWRSSK
- a CDS encoding pro-sigmaK processing inhibitor BofA family protein — its product is MPMALVFGAVGLLLLWGIAALFKLSMKVFWKLLVNGLMGLMLLFISNLVFGLVGLKPIEIQPLTAILTGFFGLPYILIRLLLSL
- the rho gene encoding transcription termination factor Rho, translated to MDNEYSQMRVSDLREAAKQRGLKAAYRYKKSELIAWLTTNTEKKDEAVRIEKMEKKDKVFSTEESPALTRVEKALDENVSDANTPQTNMPESKAPETSEPESSEAESDKPKQNEPETKAPRTKMSRQKAASAKAAKEKAAQKKAPQKKAAKSSRTKTGKSTASKHSRTESDGSKPNDRRAPSKSKKSSAPSRSGRTKRSESTGGSKTVARSESDSKASEKSQDLAETFDKEPQGMLPAPNECEVEEVLPENEPSLPSATGTLQVMVDGYGFLNCEMDGKKVDYYVPPSHIRRFHLRSGDIVEGIVGDKHDKDRYAPVIFVNSVNGADPMAFRNRQNFDELTPIYPNERIRLERNGSDVSNRVVDLVAPIGKGQRGLIVSPPKAGKTTLLKAIAQSVEQNHPEVYLFILLVDERPEEVTDFERSVNLLRKEDDPVSTEVIASTFDKQATNHTQTCEALLDRAKRLVESGQDVMILLDSLTRLSRAYNITTPPSGRTLSGGLDPVAMYPPKRFFGAARNIDGPGSLTILATCLKDTGSRMDDMIYEEFKGTGNMEVHLSRDLSELRIFPAIDIFASGTRRDDLLLSEEEEETMARIRRQNRGEKDADTVNQFIKLLRNTADNHSFCSLILSSAMK
- a CDS encoding FMN-binding protein, which produces MKKRIAGAACALSALLLIGCGSKKEYAAGTYEGSGVGYNDQTPIKLSVTIAEDHSIYEIKVLEQQETETIGAKALETLCTAATEKNTAEVDTVSGATKTSAGFREALEDALGKAAAKK
- a CDS encoding 50S ribosomal protein L25, coding for MAYTKLQVQKREATGKNKVDKVRKSGWIPGVLYQKDEETLPVQVNARVFERVVDEVGTSSLIELTFEDGSTRTALIKEVQDHPYRQERLHVDFQGVRMDEAIRVFIPVVLVNRDEIRLQPSVLTQMVDEVEIECLPGDLPQVAEVDVVDMQYDDVLYVKDLDIASNDKLTFLTDKEEVLCTLSEPQLQEEEETEEETTAAGDVPVVGEEEKEEE
- a CDS encoding glucosaminidase domain-containing protein; translated protein: MQKKRGALLLLALLLCFVPGRALADDAREETRIQELIARSEKKAEEVRAGLEFLKEEVKELEAHRTERLEKLRADLEGFVNLGTEGISKENTFYLLRKTELTPYEIDQVLAGTGLEGLGKDFYLAEKETGVNAIFMIALANLESGYGKSTIAREKNNLFGFGAYDASPYDSAVDYKTKGDSILSCAEFLAENYLDEKGAYYHGVSTEGINVKYSSSPTWAGKVESLMRSCAETLLDAFDGQ
- a CDS encoding pseudouridine synthase; translated protein: MRLDRWLSNMGYGSRREVKSWIQSGAVQVNGEVVTIPKQLVATDAQVCLDAQQIAYREYVYYLLHKPAGVLSATRDRRQTVLDLLNEADRRPNLFPVGRLDRDTTGLLLITDDGRLGHALLAPKNHIAKTYEAWVDEPLSEADQAAFLAGFDLQPEGIHTMPAQLKWFTPQHAYVTISEGKYHQVKRMFAFCGKTVLRLHRCAMGPLDLGNLPCGAYRPLTEQEVEALRQCVGL
- a CDS encoding phasin family protein, whose translation is MKETLEKILDLGIGTIAYSKDKITAFVDDLVDRGEIKKEEASAMVEELTERGKREKKNVEAIVREQFAKIKKETVTREEVRAIIREEIQRAASQKQATSSDSDGAATQAPQSAPETADSFLYAEGTSSPSKSTDV
- the deoD gene encoding purine-nucleoside phosphorylase, with product MSPIPTPHIGATSPDQIANTVLMPGDPLRAKFIAQNYLTDVSVFNEVRGMLGFTGLYRGKRVSVMGSGMGIPSSMIYYHELFAFYEVQTIIRVGTAGSWQKDVGLRDIVLATAAMTDSRVHEGLFGPYSFCPTPDFSLLMEAYNTAKKREMPVHAGVVISADQFYRELPEEVKTNIQTFGIVATEMETAGLYTTARKLGRRALGLFTISDSLVTGAAESSEDRQKAYTNMMELALEIAPE